The Halichoerus grypus chromosome 14, mHalGry1.hap1.1, whole genome shotgun sequence genome contains a region encoding:
- the LOC118524022 gene encoding LOW QUALITY PROTEIN: uncharacterized protein LOC118524022 (The sequence of the model RefSeq protein was modified relative to this genomic sequence to represent the inferred CDS: inserted 2 bases in 1 codon) translates to MPSSSTRDVWECKDQFKRQESQQEVHCSQVIVTHEDVPTFNQQVSLTLHTHTHTHTDENEEKPYECKECGKTFSHGSQLTQHQRTHTGEKPSECRDCGKAFSCSSAFTKHQKIHTGEKSHKCKECGKSFSFGSDLLGYQRIHTGEKPYECRQCGKAFSWISYFSQHQRIHTGEKPYECKECGKAFRTSSYLSQHQKIHIGKKPYECKDCAKPFCWCSYLTKHQRIHTGEKLYECKECGKAFXNNSKLVLHQRIHSGEKPYEYKECGKAFTRSPSLIQQKRIHTGEKPYECKDCGKTFSCSSYLSQHQRFHTGKKPSEYKECGKAFNYRSNVTEHKKMHTGKKPYRCKNCGKAFTGSSSFIQHQRIHNAN, encoded by the exons ATGCCAAGCTCAAGTACCAGAGATGTTTGGGAATGTAAAGATCAGTTTAAGAGACAAGAGTCACAACAGGAGGTGCACTGCAGCCAAGTAATAGTCACACATGAAGATGTGCCTACTTTCAATCAGCAAGTGTCTCttactctacacacacacacacacacacacacagatgaaaatgaagagaaaccatatgaatgtaaagaatgtgggaagaCTTTTAGTCATGGCTCACAACTTACTCAACACCAGAGAActcatactggtgagaaaccctcTGAATGTAGAGATTGTGGGAAGGCCTTTAGTTGTAGTTCAGCATTTACTAAACACCAGAAAATACACACTGGTGAGAAGTCTcataaatgtaaggaatgtgggaaatcttttagtTTTGGCTCTGACCTTTTAGGATATCAAagaattcatactggtgagaaaccttatgaatgtagACAATGTGGGAAGGCTTTTAGTTGGATCTCATACTTTTCTCAACATCAAagaattcatactggtgagaaaccttatgaatgtaaggaatgtgggaaggctttTAGAACTAGTTCATACCTTTCCCAACATCAGAAAATTCATATTGGTAAGAAACCATATGAATGTAAGGACTGTGCAAAGCCATTTTGTTGGTGCTCCTATCTTACcaaacatcagagaattcatactggtgagaaactctatgaatgtaaggaatgtgggaaggcttt AAATAACTCAAAACTTGTTCTGCATCAGAGAATTCATAGTGGTGAAAAACCCTATGAATATAAAGAGTGTGGAAAGGCCTTTACTAGGAGCCCAAGCCTTATTCAACAaaagagaattcatactggtgagaaaccctatgaatgtaaggatTGTGGAAAGACCTTTAGTTGTAGCTCATATCTTTCTCAACATCAGAGATTTCACACTGGTAAGAAGCCCTCTGAATAtaaagaatgtgggaaggcctttaatTATCGCTCAAACGTCACTGAACATAAGAAAATGCATACAGGTAAGAAACCCTATAGATGCAAGAATTGTGGCAAGGCCTTCACTGGGAGTTCAAGCTTTAttcaacatcagagaattcataatGCTAATTAA